GGTCGACCCGGACCTCGCCCGCGACCTGCTCCTTCAGCCCGGCGGGCGTGTCACAGGCGATCACGCGCCCCCGGTCGAGCACGGCCACCCGGTCGAGCACCGTCTCGGCCTCGATCACGTTGTGCGTCACCAGCAGCACCGTCGTACCGCGCTCGGCGCGCCGCCGGTCGACCGCCGACCACACCGCCCGCCGAGCCACCGGATCCATTCCGGTCGTCGGCTCGTCGAGGACCAGCAGCGGACGTTCCCCGACGAGGGCGGTCGCGAAGCACGCGAGCCGCCGCTGCCCGCCGGACAGCTTGCGGATGGGCCGGGCGGCCAGTGCCGTGAGCCCCAGCTCCTCCAGCACCGCGTCCCGCTCCGCCCGCGCCCGCCGTACCTCCAGGCCGCGCAGTCGCGCGGTGGTCTCGGCGGCGAGCGAGACGGTCAGTTCGTCGAGGGCGCTGGACTCCTGGCCGAGGTAGGCGAGGATGCGGGCGGCCCGCTCCGGGTGGCGCACGATGTCGTGGCCGAGGATCTCGACGCTGCCCCGGTCGGGGCGCATCAGGCCGGTGATCTGCCGGACGAGGGTCGACTTGCCGGCGCCGTTCGGCCCGAGCAGGCCGAAGATCTCCCCACGCCGGACGTCCAGCTCCACGGCGTCGGTGGCCTGTACCTCGGGTGTTCCGGGGGCGCCGCGGCGACCGCGTACCGCGCGATAGGTCTTGGTGAGATCGCGCACCGCGCACACGACATCGTCACCGTGTCGGGCTGCGTGTGCCGTGCTCGTCCTCACGAAGGACGAGAGTACGGGGTGCCCGACTCCGCCTGAAATCCAACCCCCGCCGTGCCCGCGCCCCACCGGGACCGCTCACTCCGCGGTGGGCGCGTGTTCCGCGGCGGTACGGACGTCGATCTCGCGCCAGAAGCCGGCTCTGATCGCGTACCGGTCGTGTTCGTCGATCTGGTCGTCCTTGTGGGCGAGCAGACCGAAGCGGGCGGCGTAGCGCAGCAGCTCGCCGTCGATGCGGTGTGGGATGCGGGGGTACATCGTGGACAGTTTCGGCAGCTGGGCGGGGTCGGGGAGGCGTTCCATCCAGCGGCGCGCGAACACCTGTCCGACCTCGTACGGATCGCCGCCGACCGTGGTGATGTCCTCCTCGCGGTCGGCCCAGCGCTGCTCGGCCGAGGTGAGCTGGGCGAGCGTCGGCATGGAGGCGATCTCGGGGGGCTCGGCGCCCACGCCCGGCCGGTCGACCCAGCCCTTGTCGGAGGACCAGCGCAGGGTCGCGTTGGCGGGCGGCTGGACGGGCTGGGCGCCGGGGGCCCGCAGCGCGGCGAGGTCCTTGGGGGTCGGTACGCCCTTGGGAGCGGGTACGCGCTCCTGCGCCCCGTTCTGCTCGGCGGAAACCGTGTGGTGCTCCTGCTGCTCGTCGGCGCCCCGGTCCGGGGCCTGCGCGTGCGACGACTCGGGCAGCGGCGCGGACAGGATCGCGGCGATCTCGGGGCGAGGCGCGGGCTGCGGCGCGCAGACCCCGCCGAGTTCCTTGGCCCGTACGGCCTTGGTGATCCACGCACGGTCCAGGACGCGCCGTTCGTCGGCCTCGGCGACCAGGTCCTCGGACTGGTTGTAGTCACCGTCGGCGGCCTGCACCGCCCACAGGTGTACGGCGACACCGTGCTCCTTGGCCGCCATCATGCCCGGCAGCAGATCGCCGTCGCCGGTGACGAGGACGATGTCGGAGCAGGCGCGGTTGCGGGCCAGCTCGGTCAACTCGGCGTGCATGGCGGCGTCGACGCCCTTCTGGGCCCACCGTCCGTCGCTGCGGGTCAGGGCACCGAGCCGGACGGTGACCCGGGGCATCACGCGGAGCCTGCGATGCTCGGGCTGGGGCACCCGGTCGGGGGCGCCGTCGAACCAGTAGATGCGCAGCAACGGCCGTTCGGTGTCCGACTCGGCGCGGTCTCGCAGGCCCTGGATGAGGGCGGCGTGGTCGACGGTGATCCGGGACCGCGAGGGCTCTCCGGCGAGAAGACTCGCGGCGGCCCCCAGCAGATACCCGGCGTCCACCAGGACGATGCAGCGGTCCACGCGATCCACCCTCTTTCCGGGAGGTTTGCTTCGGGCTTGCTTCGAGTCTGCCCGACCGCGCGGAGGTTAACGGCCCGAACTCGATCTTCGGCGTGGCGTTTCCCGCGACGGCCGGGGGCCCCGCCGCACGAGGTGAGCCTATTACGCACGGTGATTCTCCGACATGCGCGCTTTGTCGGGTCATGTGAATCTGGTTCCGGATTTGGCCCCTAGATCCCCTTCAGGAGGAAGATCACCATGGCCAAGAACAAGAAGCAGAGTCGCCCGCACGAACAGGCGTCGCAGGCCGAGCGCGGTACCGAGCAGGCGAAGTCCTCCTCGATGGAGTCTCAGGCCGAGCAGCGCATCAACCAGGTGACTCCCGGTGACATGGCGCGCAAGGGCCGGCAGAAGCGCTTCGGCCACAACTGAGCCCGCGCAGAGCATGACGCACGTCTGAACAACGGGCTGTCGAAGCCCACACACAGCGAGGGGCGCGCCCGTGCAGGGCGCGCCCCTCACTCACGTCAGTTGCTCAGCCGGCCAGGCAGGACGGCCCGAGCAGCACCTTCAGGTCGCCGAAGAGGGCCGGGTCGGGCTTCACCCGGTGCCGGTCGAGTCGCAGCACCGTCGTCTTGCTCGGTCCCTGGAGTCTGATGCGGACCTCGCTCTCGCCCTTGTGGTGACTGAGGATCTCGCCGAGCCGGCTGATCATCGGCGGAGTGATCTTCAGCGCGGGGATGGTGAGGATCACGGGCGCGTTGGTGCCCGCGTTCGACAGGTCGGGGACCTGGAGTTCCATCGCCACCAGTCGCGGCACGTCCTCGCGCTTGTCGAGGCGTCCCTTGACGAAGACGACGGCGTCCTCGACGAGCTGGGTCGACACCAGCTGGTAGGTCGCCGGGAAGAACATGCACTCGATGGAACCGGCGAGGTCCTCGACGGTGGCGATGGCCCAGGCGTTGCCCTGCTTGGTCATCTTGCGCTGGAGGCCGGAGATGATGCCGCCGATGGTGACGACCGCGCCGTCGGCGTGCTCACCTCCGGTGAGCTGGGAGATGCCGGCGTCGGCCTTGTCGGAGAGGACGTGCTCCAGGCCGAAGAGCGGGTGGTCGGAGACGTACAGGCCGAGCATCTCCCGCTCCTGGGCGAGCAGATAGGCCTTGTCCCACTCGTCGGTGGTGAACTCGACGTCGAGACCGAAGCCGGGCTCGCTGGTGTCCTCCTCGCCCATGCCGCCGAAGAGGTCGAACTGCCCCTCGGCCTCTTTCCTCTTCACCGCCACCACGTTGTCGATCATCGGCTCGAAGTGCGCCGTGAGGCCCTTGCGGGTGTGCCCCATGCTGTCGAACGCGCCGGCCTTGATGAGGGATTCCGTGGTCCGCTTGTTGCAGACGACCGCCTCGACCTTGTCGAGGTAGTCGGGGAAGGACCCGTACTTCCCCTTGGCGTTACGGGATCTGATGATCGACTCGACGACGTTCGTGCCGACGTTGCGCACCGCGGAGAGGCCGAAGAGGATCACGTCGTCGCCCTGGGCGGCGAAGTTGGACATCGACTCGTTGACGTTGGGCGGGAGCACCTTGATGCCCATGCGGCGGCACTCGTTCAGATAGATCGCGGACTTGTCCTTGTCGTCCTTGACCGAGGTGAGCAGACCGGCCATGTACTCGGCCGGGTAGTTGGCCTTGAGATAGGCGGTCCAGTAGGAGACCAGACCGTACGCGGCGGAGTGGGCCTTGTTGAAGGCGTATCCGGCGAAGGGGACCAGGACGTCCCAGAGGGCCTTGATCGCCTCGTCGCTGTAGCCGTTCTTCTTGGCGCCGGCCTGGAAGATGGTGAAGTTCTTGGCCAGTTCGTCGGGCTTCTTCTTGCCCATCACGCGGCGCAGGATGTCCGCCTCGCCGAGTGAGTACCCGGCGATGATCTGGGCGGCCTTCTGCACCTGCTCCTGGTAGACGATCAGACCGTAGGTGACCGCGAGGACCTCCTGGAGAGGCTCCTCCAGCTCCTTGTGGATCGGGGTGATCTCCTGGAGCTTGTTCTTGCGCAGCGCGTAGTTGGTGTGCGAGTCCATGCCCATCGGGCCGGGACGGTAGAGCGCGGAGACGGCGGAGATGTCCTCGAAGTTGTCAGGCTTCATCAGCCGCAGCAGCGAGCGCATGGGGCCGCCGTCGAACTGGAACACCCCGAGGGTGTCGCCGCGCTGGAGCAGTTCGAAGGTCGCCGGGTCGTCGAGCGGCAGGGCCAGCAGGTCGAGGTCGACGCTCTTGTTGGCCTTCACCATCTTGACGGCGTCGTCCATGATGGTCAGGTTGCGCAGGCCCAGGAAGTCCATCTTCAGCAGGCCGAGCGACTCGCACTGCGGGTAGTCCCACTGTGTGATGGTCACACCGTCGGTATGCCGCACCCAGACGGGGGCGTGGTCGACGATGGGCTCGCTGGACATGATGACGCCGGCCGCGTGCACACCCATCTGCCGGACCAGGCCCTCGACGCCCTTCGCGGTGTCGATGACCTTCTTCACGTCCGGCTCGTTCTCGTACATCGCCCGGATCTCGCCGGCCTCGCTGTATCGCGGGTGCGACGGGTCGGTGATGCCGTTCAGGTCGATGCCCTTGCCGAGCACGTCGGCGGGCATGGCCTTGGTGAGCCGGTCGCCCATGGCGTACGGGTAGCCCAGCACGCGCGCGGAGTCCTTGATGGCGTTCTTCGCCTTGATCTTGCCGTACGTGCCGATCATGGCGACCTTGTCGGCGCCGTACTTCTCGGTGACATACCTGATCACCTCGACGCGCCGGCGTTCGTCGAAGTCGATGTCGACGTCGGGCATGGAGACGCGCTCGGGGTTGAGGAACCGCTCGAAGATCAGACCGTGCGGGATCGGGTCGAGGTCGGTGATGCCCATGGCGTACGCGACGATCGAACCGGCCGCGGAACCACGGCCGGGGCCTACCGCGATGCCCTGCTTCTTCGCCCACATGATGAAGTCGGCGACGACGAGGAAGTACCCCGGGAACCCCATCTGGATGATGACGTCCATCTCGTACTCGGCCTGCTTCTGGCGGTCGTCGGGGACGCCGCCGGGGAAGCGCCGGTTCATGCCGAGCCGGACCTCCTCCTGGAACCAGGTGATCTCGGTGTAGCCGTCCGGGATGTCGAACTTCGGCATGAGGTTCTTGGCCTCGAACATGCCGGCGGTGTCGATCTGTTCGGCCACCAGGAGGGTGTTGGCGCAGCCCTCCTGCCAGGCGTCGGAGGAGTCGATGGCGTACATCTCGTCCGTGGACTTCAGGTAGTAGCCGGTGCCGTCGAACTTGAAGCGGTCCGGGTCGGAGACGTTCTTGCCGGTCTGGATGCACAGCAGCGCGTCATGCGCGCCCGCCTCGTGCGGGTACGTGTAGTGCGAGTCGTTCGTCACCAGGGGCGGGATGCCGAGCTTCTTGCCGATCTCCAGCAGACCCTCACGGACCCGGCTCTCGATCTCGATGCCGTGGTCCATCAGCTCCAGGAAGTACCGGTCCTTGCCGAAGATGTCCTGGTACTCGGAGGCCGCCTTGAGCGCCTCCTCCTTCTGGCCGAGGCGCAGCCGGGTCTGGAGCTCACCGGACGGGCAGCCGGTGGAGGCGATGAGCCCCTCGGACCACTGGGAGATGGTCTCCTTGTCCATACGCGGCCACTTCTGCAGCCAGCCCTCCGCGTACGCGTCGGAGGACAGCCGGAAGAGGTTGTGCAGGCCCGTCGCGTTGGCCGCCCAGATCGTCTTGTGGGTGTAACCACCCGAACCGGACACGTCGTCGCGCTTCTGGTGCGGCTGGCCCCACTTGATCTTGCGCTTGTTGCGCCGCGACTCGGGCGCCACATACGCCTCGATGCCGATGATCGGCGTGACGCCCGCCTTCTTGGCGGTGTGGAAGAAGTCGTACGCCCCATGGAGGTTGCCGTGGTCGGACATGGCGATATGGGACATGCCCATCTCGTTGCACGCGTCGAACATGTCCTTGAGCCGCGCGGCACCGTCCAGCAGCGAGTACTGGGTATGGACGTGCAGGTGCGTGAACGGCGGCTTTGACACGGCATGGCCTCCATGGAAAACACTCGGCGACAGGCTGCGGGCAGTCTGGGGGGACAGCGACGAAGTCTATGCCTCGGCACTGACAGCGGGAGGGCTGTCCCCCGTACCTTCGTGAGTGGGTCGCGGGCACTGAGGCGTACCGTCGGACGTTGGACGGGCGACGGAGTCGTCCGCCTTGCCGGGCGACCCGTCCGGCCCCATTCGTCTTGCATCACCTGCACCAGGAGGCACCCAGCGATGTCGGTTCCGCAGCTCAGCGCCGAGCACCGCGGCGAGGAGATCCTCACCGTCTTCGACACCGCGTTCGGCGAGCTCCTGGCCGCCGACCCGGCCGCGTTCCGCGTGAAGTTCCGCAAGATGGCGGCCTCCGCGTTCGCGTTCTACCGGGGTACGGCGTGCCTC
This genomic interval from Streptomyces sp. B21-083 contains the following:
- a CDS encoding ABC transporter ATP-binding protein; protein product: MCAVRDLTKTYRAVRGRRGAPGTPEVQATDAVELDVRRGEIFGLLGPNGAGKSTLVRQITGLMRPDRGSVEILGHDIVRHPERAARILAYLGQESSALDELTVSLAAETTARLRGLEVRRARAERDAVLEELGLTALAARPIRKLSGGQRRLACFATALVGERPLLVLDEPTTGMDPVARRAVWSAVDRRRAERGTTVLLVTHNVIEAETVLDRVAVLDRGRVIACDTPAGLKEQVAGEVRVDLVWRETAPLHVPEVAALRDRAVESGRRWTLRLAPEEARAAVATVTGGAAFTALDDFTLATPSLEDVYLALGGNTTQGLVKA
- a CDS encoding NYN domain-containing protein codes for the protein MDRCIVLVDAGYLLGAAASLLAGEPSRSRITVDHAALIQGLRDRAESDTERPLLRIYWFDGAPDRVPQPEHRRLRVMPRVTVRLGALTRSDGRWAQKGVDAAMHAELTELARNRACSDIVLVTGDGDLLPGMMAAKEHGVAVHLWAVQAADGDYNQSEDLVAEADERRVLDRAWITKAVRAKELGGVCAPQPAPRPEIAAILSAPLPESSHAQAPDRGADEQQEHHTVSAEQNGAQERVPAPKGVPTPKDLAALRAPGAQPVQPPANATLRWSSDKGWVDRPGVGAEPPEIASMPTLAQLTSAEQRWADREEDITTVGGDPYEVGQVFARRWMERLPDPAQLPKLSTMYPRIPHRIDGELLRYAARFGLLAHKDDQIDEHDRYAIRAGFWREIDVRTAAEHAPTAE
- the dnaE gene encoding DNA polymerase III subunit alpha, encoding MSKPPFTHLHVHTQYSLLDGAARLKDMFDACNEMGMSHIAMSDHGNLHGAYDFFHTAKKAGVTPIIGIEAYVAPESRRNKRKIKWGQPHQKRDDVSGSGGYTHKTIWAANATGLHNLFRLSSDAYAEGWLQKWPRMDKETISQWSEGLIASTGCPSGELQTRLRLGQKEEALKAASEYQDIFGKDRYFLELMDHGIEIESRVREGLLEIGKKLGIPPLVTNDSHYTYPHEAGAHDALLCIQTGKNVSDPDRFKFDGTGYYLKSTDEMYAIDSSDAWQEGCANTLLVAEQIDTAGMFEAKNLMPKFDIPDGYTEITWFQEEVRLGMNRRFPGGVPDDRQKQAEYEMDVIIQMGFPGYFLVVADFIMWAKKQGIAVGPGRGSAAGSIVAYAMGITDLDPIPHGLIFERFLNPERVSMPDVDIDFDERRRVEVIRYVTEKYGADKVAMIGTYGKIKAKNAIKDSARVLGYPYAMGDRLTKAMPADVLGKGIDLNGITDPSHPRYSEAGEIRAMYENEPDVKKVIDTAKGVEGLVRQMGVHAAGVIMSSEPIVDHAPVWVRHTDGVTITQWDYPQCESLGLLKMDFLGLRNLTIMDDAVKMVKANKSVDLDLLALPLDDPATFELLQRGDTLGVFQFDGGPMRSLLRLMKPDNFEDISAVSALYRPGPMGMDSHTNYALRKNKLQEITPIHKELEEPLQEVLAVTYGLIVYQEQVQKAAQIIAGYSLGEADILRRVMGKKKPDELAKNFTIFQAGAKKNGYSDEAIKALWDVLVPFAGYAFNKAHSAAYGLVSYWTAYLKANYPAEYMAGLLTSVKDDKDKSAIYLNECRRMGIKVLPPNVNESMSNFAAQGDDVILFGLSAVRNVGTNVVESIIRSRNAKGKYGSFPDYLDKVEAVVCNKRTTESLIKAGAFDSMGHTRKGLTAHFEPMIDNVVAVKRKEAEGQFDLFGGMGEEDTSEPGFGLDVEFTTDEWDKAYLLAQEREMLGLYVSDHPLFGLEHVLSDKADAGISQLTGGEHADGAVVTIGGIISGLQRKMTKQGNAWAIATVEDLAGSIECMFFPATYQLVSTQLVEDAVVFVKGRLDKREDVPRLVAMELQVPDLSNAGTNAPVILTIPALKITPPMISRLGEILSHHKGESEVRIRLQGPSKTTVLRLDRHRVKPDPALFGDLKVLLGPSCLAG